Proteins encoded by one window of Nitrincola iocasae:
- a CDS encoding methyl-accepting chemotaxis protein: MLRNIRISIRLALGTAIMLALVIAIILPTVLNLLSNITQRAESRQLEDLHNALQASIDETAEQALRITTAATSGVGISEAFANRDRALLQQLTLPIFEALQETYNIRQFQFHLPPATSYLRLHRLDKYDDDLSSFRLTVLQANNQQRPQSGLESGVAGIGLRGVIPVYYQQRHIGSAEVGLSFGQDFFNTFTERFGARAALHIPADQGFSTFATTIENNTSLTKAQLAEVMQGQIYTSEIDKGEQSWAVMARPIMDFSGEPLGVVELMIDRTEYVQGYQQALIRIIVIGIISVLLGLLMATLLARSIIKPLKTTADSLRNIAAGDGDLTARLDDSGRDELANLASSFNHFVAHIHSLIKQVGAATVQLSAAAEELSASSTDTSQQAKKEQSETLQVATAMNEMTATVTEVADNAAQTSHAAGAANELALSGKQKLANTQESIQGLANDIEAAAQIINHLSNDSQEISKILDVIRDISDQTNLLALNAAIEAARAGEQGRGFAVVADEVRSLASRTQNSTVDIQHMIERLQTGAEKAVSSMEQSRNKATASVTSCSDTDEALTSIAAAIETINTMNIQIAEAARQQSQVADEINHNISFITDAAEMTSSSTEQVNTAADELAKLANELQSRIGRFKV, translated from the coding sequence ATGCTGAGAAATATTCGCATATCCATTCGCCTTGCCTTAGGTACGGCAATCATGTTGGCACTAGTCATTGCCATCATTCTTCCCACAGTATTAAACCTTTTAAGTAATATCACACAACGTGCTGAAAGCCGTCAACTCGAAGATCTACATAACGCCCTGCAGGCTTCCATTGATGAAACAGCCGAACAGGCATTGCGTATCACTACCGCCGCTACAAGCGGTGTCGGCATTTCTGAAGCTTTTGCCAACCGCGACAGAGCACTGCTGCAACAACTGACACTACCTATATTTGAAGCCTTGCAAGAGACTTATAATATCCGCCAGTTTCAGTTTCATCTGCCACCCGCAACCTCTTATCTACGCTTACATCGGCTGGACAAATATGATGATGACCTGAGCAGCTTCCGTCTGACAGTACTGCAGGCCAACAATCAACAACGCCCCCAAAGTGGCCTGGAAAGCGGTGTCGCTGGCATTGGTCTGCGAGGCGTTATTCCTGTGTATTACCAGCAACGCCATATAGGTTCCGCCGAGGTTGGCCTCTCATTTGGCCAGGATTTCTTTAACACTTTCACTGAGCGCTTTGGTGCGCGAGCAGCACTGCATATTCCAGCAGACCAGGGCTTCAGCACCTTTGCCACAACCATTGAAAACAACACCTCTCTCACCAAGGCCCAGCTAGCCGAAGTCATGCAGGGGCAGATCTATACCAGCGAAATCGATAAAGGCGAACAGAGCTGGGCTGTCATGGCGCGTCCAATCATGGATTTTTCTGGCGAACCACTCGGCGTGGTTGAGCTAATGATTGATCGCACCGAATATGTACAGGGCTATCAACAGGCACTAATCCGCATCATTGTGATTGGCATTATTTCAGTTTTACTGGGCCTGCTGATGGCAACGCTATTGGCTCGCAGCATTATCAAACCTTTAAAAACCACGGCAGACAGCTTGCGTAATATTGCCGCTGGCGATGGCGACCTGACCGCTCGTCTTGACGACAGCGGCCGCGATGAACTGGCCAATCTGGCAAGTTCATTTAATCACTTTGTTGCGCACATCCACAGTCTGATTAAGCAGGTCGGTGCTGCCACTGTTCAGTTGTCTGCTGCAGCAGAGGAACTATCAGCCTCTAGCACCGACACCTCGCAGCAAGCCAAAAAAGAGCAGTCTGAAACGCTACAGGTCGCTACGGCAATGAATGAGATGACTGCCACAGTGACTGAAGTAGCGGATAATGCAGCTCAAACATCACATGCTGCGGGTGCAGCTAATGAATTGGCACTATCCGGAAAACAAAAACTGGCCAACACTCAAGAATCAATTCAAGGCTTGGCCAACGACATCGAAGCGGCTGCACAGATCATCAATCACTTATCTAATGATAGTCAGGAGATCAGCAAGATTCTTGATGTCATTCGTGATATTTCCGATCAGACCAATCTACTGGCGCTGAATGCCGCCATTGAAGCAGCACGAGCAGGCGAACAAGGGCGCGGATTTGCAGTGGTTGCCGACGAGGTACGCAGTCTCGCCAGCCGTACTCAGAACTCCACCGTGGATATTCAACATATGATTGAACGTCTGCAAACCGGTGCCGAAAAAGCGGTCAGCTCAATGGAGCAGAGTCGCAACAAAGCCACCGCCAGCGTTACCAGCTGTAGTGATACAGATGAGGCACTGACCAGCATCGCGGCAGCAATCGAAACAATCAATACCATGAACATACAGATTGCCGAAGCCGCTCGCCAGCAATCCCAAGTGGCTGATGAAATCAATCACAACATCAGTTTTATTACGGATGCCGCTGAAATGACTTCAAGCAGTACTGAGCAAGTGAATACAGCGGCGGATGAACTAGCCAAATTAGCCAATGAACTGCAAAGCCGGATCGGACGCTTCAAGGTTTGA
- a CDS encoding AEC family transporter, with the protein MLSVVSVLWPVFALLITGAGMRRFNFPGNGFWAPAERLTYYFLFPALLINSLSQASLSGQESLRLMLAVLLLLMAGTLVCYGLRRFLRLGNAAFTSFYQGSMRFNTFVALAVASAQFGSAGIALAAVVAAVMIPALNLLCVLVFAHNAERQPTLGGVLKTLLTNPLILASVLGVSINLAGGLPELMQPFFVLLSQMALPLGLLSVGAALNLSALRRSGRGMLFSIVIKLLLFPLLAGLIALLLGLSTLAAGTLIIFATIPTATSAYILARQLGGDASLMAAIITAQTLLSMLTIPFWLTLLL; encoded by the coding sequence ATGTTATCAGTGGTATCAGTGCTTTGGCCGGTGTTCGCTCTGTTGATTACTGGTGCTGGCATGCGTCGCTTCAATTTTCCTGGTAATGGCTTCTGGGCACCTGCTGAGCGGCTGACTTATTATTTTCTTTTTCCTGCGTTATTGATTAACAGTCTGAGTCAGGCCTCGCTGTCTGGACAGGAATCTTTGAGGCTGATGCTGGCCGTGCTGCTATTGCTGATGGCGGGCACGCTAGTCTGCTATGGGCTGCGACGTTTCTTGCGGTTGGGTAATGCGGCTTTTACGTCCTTCTATCAAGGCAGTATGCGTTTCAATACCTTTGTAGCCCTGGCAGTTGCCTCCGCACAGTTTGGTTCTGCCGGGATAGCTCTGGCGGCTGTAGTGGCTGCCGTTATGATTCCAGCATTGAATCTGCTTTGTGTGCTGGTATTTGCTCATAATGCAGAGCGCCAACCAACCTTGGGTGGAGTGCTGAAAACGCTGCTAACAAATCCGTTGATACTGGCGTCTGTGCTGGGAGTGAGTATTAATTTGGCAGGAGGCTTACCTGAGCTTATGCAGCCTTTCTTTGTACTCCTATCACAAATGGCCCTGCCACTTGGTTTGCTATCCGTCGGAGCTGCGTTGAACCTGTCTGCTTTGCGACGCTCGGGACGGGGGATGCTCTTCTCCATAGTGATTAAGCTGCTGTTGTTCCCCTTGCTTGCGGGATTAATTGCGCTGTTATTGGGTTTATCAACTCTGGCAGCAGGGACGTTGATCATCTTCGCCACTATTCCCACGGCTACTTCGGCCTATATTCTTGCGCGTCAGTTAGGTGGTGATGCATCGTTGATGGCGGCAATTATTACTGCACAGACCCTGTTGTCCATGCTAACCATTCCTTTTTGGTTAACATTATTACTGTAA